A stretch of Chloracidobacterium validum DNA encodes these proteins:
- a CDS encoding SDR family oxidoreductase produces MPPIVDVGQVLKDQVALVTGASSGIGASVARELARAGAAVAVNYAGNPAGAQTVADAITAAGGRAIIVKADVSVEADVTAMFAAVIEAFGRLDILVSNAGLQRDAAFVDMTLEEWDRVMAVNLTGQFLCARAAVRQFLAQAPRPEVSAALGKIICMSSVHDVIPWAGHVNYAASKGGVSLLMKSLAQEIAEKKIRVNAVSPGAIRTPINRAAWETPEAEAALLKLIPYGRVGDPEDIGRAVVWLASDASDYITGTTLYVDGGMTLYPEFREGG; encoded by the coding sequence ATGCCTCCCATTGTGGATGTCGGTCAAGTCTTGAAGGACCAAGTTGCGTTGGTCACGGGCGCAAGCTCAGGCATTGGCGCTTCCGTGGCGCGTGAACTTGCCCGTGCCGGGGCAGCCGTGGCCGTGAACTACGCCGGAAACCCGGCCGGTGCCCAAACCGTCGCCGACGCCATCACGGCTGCCGGCGGACGTGCCATCATCGTCAAGGCTGATGTGAGCGTTGAAGCTGACGTCACCGCTATGTTCGCCGCCGTCATCGAAGCCTTTGGGCGACTCGATATTTTGGTCAGTAACGCCGGCCTCCAGCGCGACGCAGCGTTTGTGGACATGACCCTGGAGGAATGGGATCGCGTCATGGCCGTCAACTTGACCGGCCAGTTCCTGTGCGCCCGCGCGGCTGTGCGGCAGTTCCTTGCCCAGGCGCCACGCCCGGAGGTTTCGGCAGCGCTCGGCAAAATTATCTGCATGTCGAGCGTTCACGATGTGATTCCGTGGGCCGGGCACGTCAACTACGCGGCCTCGAAGGGCGGTGTCTCCCTGCTGATGAAGTCGTTGGCGCAGGAGATTGCCGAGAAGAAAATCCGCGTCAATGCCGTTTCCCCGGGCGCGATTCGGACGCCCATCAACCGCGCCGCCTGGGAAACCCCAGAGGCTGAGGCTGCCCTCCTGAAGCTGATCCCTTACGGGCGCGTGGGCGACCCCGAAGACATTGGCCGGGCGGTGGTGTGGTTGGCCTCGGACGCCTCGGATTACATTACCGGAACCACACTCTATGTGGATGGTGGCATGACACTGTATCCAGAGTTTCGGGAAGGCGGTTGA
- a CDS encoding alpha-E domain-containing protein, giving the protein MLSRVADSIFWMSRYIERAENIARFVDATMTLTLDLPADDTAAWAELIASVGDPEDFAARYGSPSPATVLRYLTFDERNPNSILTTLARARENARCVRDAISSEMWEQANTFYLDVKGAAAQGRFGAMPHAFFAQVKLASHQFVGVTDSTMSHGEAWHFNRIGRLLERADKTACILGAERFNRATTSPAAASPSEMLIDDLDWSGLLKAASAHEMYRKKHGRIEPHRVFEFLILSREFPRAAHYCLLRCVESVHAISGTLPGTYTNPPEQRLGRLAAQLDYAGVEDILPPEVGGDARPFLTRLRSDLYAVGDAIAAAFFPS; this is encoded by the coding sequence ATGTTGAGCCGGGTTGCCGATTCGATTTTCTGGATGAGCCGCTACATCGAGCGAGCGGAAAACATCGCGCGCTTCGTGGACGCGACCATGACGCTGACCCTCGACCTCCCGGCCGACGACACTGCCGCCTGGGCCGAACTCATTGCCAGCGTTGGTGATCCAGAGGATTTTGCCGCGCGCTATGGTTCTCCGTCGCCGGCGACCGTGTTGCGCTACTTGACCTTTGACGAGCGCAACCCAAACTCGATTTTGACGACGCTGGCGCGGGCGCGTGAAAATGCGCGCTGTGTCCGCGACGCCATTTCCTCCGAGATGTGGGAGCAAGCCAACACCTTCTATCTGGATGTCAAGGGTGCGGCGGCGCAGGGGCGCTTCGGCGCGATGCCCCATGCCTTCTTCGCGCAAGTCAAATTGGCCAGCCACCAGTTTGTTGGCGTTACTGATTCAACGATGTCACATGGCGAGGCCTGGCACTTCAACCGAATCGGTCGGCTACTTGAGCGAGCCGACAAAACGGCTTGTATCCTAGGAGCGGAACGCTTCAACCGGGCGACGACTTCACCCGCTGCGGCCTCGCCAAGTGAAATGCTCATTGATGATCTTGATTGGTCGGGTCTCCTCAAAGCAGCCAGTGCCCATGAGATGTACCGCAAAAAGCACGGTCGCATCGAGCCACACCGGGTATTCGAGTTTCTGATTCTCAGTCGAGAATTTCCACGCGCCGCCCACTATTGCTTGCTCCGCTGCGTCGAGTCGGTGCATGCCATTTCGGGGACGCTCCCCGGAACCTACACCAATCCGCCGGAGCAGCGCCTCGGACGCTTGGCCGCGCAGCTCGACTATGCCGGCGTTGAAGATATCTTGCCACCTGAAGTAGGCGGGGACGCGCGTCCCTTCCTGACACGCCTCCGAAGCGACTTGTATGCTGTAGGCGACGCCATTGCGGCCGCCTTCTTCCCATCCTGA
- a CDS encoding response regulator, which translates to MAVNLHRMQNPRGHALAAGFVAVALILIGLLVASSLTVRQLRSAQAQAGQSLEVLQLVSSAEDAALRTRLYTRGYVITGNGTDMEQARQQAGRLQDVLGQLRARTQSSPSQRERVEQLEEVLLEGKAYLERITELRRIDREAALEMVPGPVGDRLAENLTRVLGAMAEEARTDFNRFATLVHTRTRTLEWLIVFSVSVILLLLVTTYWVVSSELNQRRRLTLQLEHARDAALNLAQKKSDFLANMSHEIRTPMNGIIGMIELLLRTPLNANQRDLAETIRYSADALLVVVNDILDFSKIEAGKLTLEANEFDLRDTVEQSTETLAAAAREKSLELVTLIYRDVPERLCGDAGRVRQVLLNLVGNAIKFTNKGEVVVRVTKQSETDTTVVLRFSVTDTGIGIPKEAQTDIFEAFTQLDSSQSRRFSGTGLGLAISKRLVKLMGGDIGVDSEAGKGATFWFTAQFEKVDVSQPPSTYELWFGTRALVLDDNTTNRTVIAQQLTDFGFFCEAVATAQEALTALRKAAISGHPFRVAILDSQMPTMDGLSLIRQIRAEGWSDELACILLTTPPAPSGMELAQIGIAACVTKPLRLGALKEALRLALGKPRAKTKSTPIRQTVPPAVQAMAGDTQPGDAHHRSILLVEDNPVNQQVAQRMLKILGYQVVTVATGVEALALLQSQQPDAILMDCQIPEMDGYTVTMRIREQEQVTGRHVPIIALTANALQGERERCLAAGMDDYLSKPFKLAELEQVLKQCLSRVPTADTDGPTNTDHQPDADADRDAVLLDMAAFWIGTGIVATNQAAGDLARQIMATFQSDVANQLRHMQTALAQGDEQTVRVIAHRLRGSAAQLGARRLAHALHGIEASPDTTDWLHQVQTVEALAEATRAAFDDALHRELTEPSERQTQPASS; encoded by the coding sequence ATGGCAGTCAATCTCCATCGAATGCAAAACCCACGCGGCCATGCCTTGGCGGCCGGCTTCGTAGCGGTCGCGCTCATTCTGATTGGATTGCTGGTGGCTTCCTCGCTGACGGTCCGGCAGTTACGGTCTGCCCAAGCCCAGGCGGGACAGAGCCTGGAAGTGCTTCAGCTCGTGTCGAGCGCGGAAGATGCCGCCCTGCGCACCCGGCTTTACACCCGTGGCTATGTCATCACCGGCAACGGTACGGACATGGAGCAAGCCCGTCAGCAGGCCGGTCGCTTGCAGGACGTCCTTGGTCAACTTCGCGCGCGAACTCAGTCGTCCCCTTCTCAACGCGAGCGTGTCGAGCAGCTTGAAGAAGTCCTTTTGGAAGGGAAAGCCTACCTGGAGCGCATTACGGAACTTCGTCGGATCGACCGCGAAGCGGCGCTAGAAATGGTACCGGGCCCGGTTGGCGATCGCCTGGCGGAAAACCTCACTAGGGTGTTAGGCGCCATGGCCGAAGAGGCGCGAACCGACTTCAACCGGTTTGCGACACTGGTTCACACACGGACCAGAACCCTGGAGTGGCTCATCGTTTTCAGTGTGTCCGTCATTCTGTTGCTGCTTGTCACCACCTACTGGGTGGTTAGCTCCGAACTCAACCAGCGCCGGCGGCTGACACTCCAACTTGAACATGCCCGCGACGCGGCGCTGAACTTGGCGCAGAAAAAATCCGACTTTCTCGCCAACATGAGCCACGAAATCCGCACGCCCATGAACGGCATCATTGGCATGATCGAGCTGCTCCTGAGAACGCCGCTGAACGCCAATCAGAGAGATTTGGCCGAAACCATCCGCTACAGTGCCGATGCGCTCCTGGTCGTCGTCAACGACATCCTTGATTTCTCCAAAATCGAAGCGGGCAAGCTTACGCTCGAAGCCAATGAGTTCGACCTTCGCGACACGGTGGAGCAGTCCACCGAGACCCTTGCCGCAGCGGCCCGCGAGAAATCACTGGAACTCGTCACCCTGATTTACCGGGATGTTCCCGAACGACTGTGCGGAGATGCCGGGCGCGTCCGGCAGGTGCTGCTCAATCTGGTCGGCAACGCCATCAAGTTCACGAACAAGGGTGAGGTCGTGGTGCGGGTGACCAAACAATCCGAGACCGACACCACGGTCGTGCTGCGCTTTTCCGTCACCGACACCGGCATCGGCATTCCCAAGGAAGCCCAGACCGACATTTTTGAGGCTTTCACTCAGCTCGACTCCTCCCAATCACGGCGCTTCAGCGGGACAGGACTGGGGCTGGCTATTTCCAAGCGACTCGTCAAACTGATGGGTGGCGACATCGGCGTTGACAGTGAAGCCGGCAAAGGAGCGACATTTTGGTTCACCGCCCAGTTTGAAAAAGTGGACGTCAGCCAACCACCATCGACCTATGAGCTGTGGTTTGGCACGCGCGCACTGGTCCTGGATGACAACACGACGAACCGCACGGTCATTGCCCAGCAACTCACCGACTTTGGCTTTTTCTGCGAGGCGGTCGCCACCGCCCAGGAAGCGTTGACGGCGCTGCGTAAGGCGGCCATCAGCGGCCATCCCTTTCGGGTGGCCATCCTCGATTCGCAAATGCCGACCATGGATGGGCTATCCCTGATTCGACAAATCCGCGCCGAGGGATGGTCAGATGAACTCGCCTGTATTCTCCTGACCACGCCACCGGCTCCGTCGGGAATGGAACTGGCGCAGATCGGGATTGCGGCCTGTGTCACGAAACCGTTGCGGCTGGGTGCCCTGAAAGAGGCGCTCCGCCTGGCGCTCGGTAAACCACGCGCAAAAACAAAATCCACTCCGATCCGGCAGACCGTGCCGCCGGCCGTCCAAGCCATGGCGGGAGACACACAACCGGGAGACGCGCACCACCGATCCATTCTTTTGGTTGAGGACAACCCCGTCAACCAGCAAGTCGCCCAACGCATGCTGAAAATTCTAGGATACCAGGTCGTGACCGTGGCGACCGGCGTGGAAGCGTTGGCGCTTTTGCAGTCCCAACAACCGGATGCCATTCTCATGGACTGTCAAATACCCGAAATGGATGGCTACACGGTTACCATGCGCATCCGCGAACAAGAGCAGGTGACGGGACGCCATGTGCCCATCATTGCACTGACCGCCAATGCGCTTCAGGGGGAACGGGAACGCTGCCTGGCAGCCGGTATGGACGACTATCTATCCAAACCGTTCAAGCTGGCCGAACTCGAACAGGTGCTGAAGCAATGTTTGAGCCGCGTCCCCACGGCCGACACCGATGGGCCGACCAACACCGACCACCAGCCCGACGCCGATGCCGACCGCGATGCGGTGCTGCTCGACATGGCGGCATTTTGGATTGGAACAGGGATTGTCGCCACAAACCAGGCGGCCGGTGACCTAGCGCGCCAGATCATGGCTACGTTTCAGTCGGATGTTGCCAACCAGCTCCGGCACATGCAGACGGCCCTGGCGCAGGGAGACGAGCAGACGGTGCGCGTGATCGCGCATCGGCTTCGTGGCAGTGCCGCGCAGCTTGGCGCGCGCCGGTTGGCCCACGCGCTCCACGGTATCGAAGCGTCGCCAGATACCACCGACTGGCTGCATCAGGTCCAGACCGTCGAGGCACTTGCCGAAGCCACGCGAGCGGCCTTTGACGACGCGCTGCACAGGGAGCTGACCGAACCAAGTGAGCGCCAAACGCAGCCCGCTTCATCGTAA
- a CDS encoding Hpt domain-containing protein: MNCLDPETIASLKALDDGDGFFAEIVSTFLGNARPTLSQLASAQAANDLPALERLAHKLRGAASTVGAQRLMALCSRLETAARQGTVVDAAADVETIETEFQRVVAALEVELQA, encoded by the coding sequence GTGAACTGTCTCGACCCTGAAACGATCGCCTCACTCAAGGCGCTGGATGATGGCGACGGCTTTTTTGCCGAAATTGTCAGCACGTTCCTCGGCAATGCTCGTCCTACCCTGAGCCAGCTCGCGTCCGCTCAGGCGGCCAACGATCTCCCTGCCCTGGAACGCCTGGCACATAAGCTGCGCGGCGCAGCCAGCACGGTCGGCGCACAGCGGCTCATGGCGTTGTGCAGTCGGCTGGAAACCGCCGCGCGCCAGGGAACGGTGGTGGACGCGGCGGCTGACGTGGAGACTATCGAAACTGAGTTTCAACGAGTGGTTGCAGCACTCGAAGTTGAATTGCAAGCCTGA
- a CDS encoding WD40/YVTN/BNR-like repeat-containing protein has protein sequence MPIRSLGFLGWLTLVCLILSIASVAPAQQPATKSVAEAKPAGYASLKYRQIGPFRGGRVGAVTGVVGQPNLYYFGATGGGVWKSTDGGVNWQPLGDGTFRAGSVGALAVAPSDPNVIYVGMGEHTWRGNMSHGDGVYKSTDAGRTWRRVGLGATRHIARIRVHPSNPEVVYVAAMGHGFGPNEERGVYRSTDGGKTWQRILFVSAKAGCADLAMDPTNPRILYAGMWEAQRGPYFFTSGGPGSGLWKSVDGGDTWQDLTRKPGLPKGTLGKICVTVSPVNSDRLWASVEADEGGIFRSDDGGNTWTRTTGDRNLRQRAWYFSRVQADPKDANVVYALNVQWHRSSDGGRTFTPMPTTHADHHDLWIAPDDPQRMILGNDGGASVSTDGGRSWTEQDQPTAQFYRVALDNQFPFFIYGAQQDNTTVAIASRTMRGFGIGVRDWSEVGGGESGWIAPHPTNPDIVLAGSYGGLLTHYDRRTGQTRDVTVYPENPMGAGAESMKYRFQWNFPILFSPHPPHALYAAGNRLFRSDDEGASWRPISPDLTRNDPAKLGPSGGPITKDNTSVEYYCTIFALAESPKAAGVLWAGTDDGLVHLSRDGGATWENVTPKGLPEWIQINAIEASPHEPGAAYLAATMYKHDDFAPYLYKTTDYGKTWTNIVNGIAPDAFTRVIREDPRRRGLLYAGTETGMYVSFDDGANWRSLQLNLPAVPITDLAVHPRDNVLVVATQGRSFWALDDLAVLQQYAERPSTGEVRLYAPETALRLRGFGGFTPPPTATVGTNPPVGVSVFFELPEKPFKRVTLTFEDADGKPLRTFTGKPKDEPEAALPAERGEASPDTFTYEPGLNRFVWDMRLPGATRVPGMVLWAGDLRGPRVLPGRYRVTLKVDDVVQTQGFEIRTDPRLSATPDDLKAQFELLVAIRDKVSETHQAILSIRDARRQIEDVEARLRGRDDAKSLLDLAKSLKEKLTAIEETLVQTKIQSGQDPLNYPIRLNNKLAALTGVVDSADAAPTAQAREVFADLSAKIDVELQKLRDVLTRDLGDFNAKFQSLGLPRITPRTGG, from the coding sequence ATGCCGATCCGTTCCCTCGGTTTTCTGGGATGGCTCACGCTCGTCTGTCTAATTCTGTCGATCGCGTCTGTCGCGCCGGCCCAACAACCCGCCACCAAGTCGGTTGCTGAAGCTAAGCCTGCCGGCTACGCTTCGCTGAAGTATCGTCAAATCGGCCCTTTTCGCGGTGGGCGCGTCGGAGCCGTCACCGGGGTCGTCGGACAACCAAATCTCTACTACTTCGGGGCAACCGGCGGTGGGGTGTGGAAGTCCACGGACGGCGGCGTGAATTGGCAGCCGTTGGGTGATGGGACGTTTCGCGCTGGCTCGGTCGGCGCGCTTGCCGTGGCGCCGAGCGACCCAAACGTGATCTATGTTGGGATGGGCGAGCACACCTGGCGCGGCAACATGTCGCATGGTGATGGCGTGTATAAATCAACCGATGCCGGTCGCACTTGGCGGCGCGTTGGGTTGGGAGCAACGCGCCATATTGCGCGCATTCGGGTGCATCCGTCCAATCCCGAGGTGGTGTACGTTGCCGCCATGGGCCACGGTTTTGGTCCGAATGAAGAACGCGGCGTCTATCGCTCGACCGACGGCGGCAAAACCTGGCAGCGGATATTGTTTGTGAGCGCCAAGGCGGGTTGCGCCGACCTGGCCATGGACCCGACCAACCCACGGATTCTGTACGCCGGGATGTGGGAAGCTCAACGCGGTCCGTACTTTTTCACCAGCGGCGGCCCCGGGAGCGGCCTTTGGAAGAGCGTGGACGGCGGCGACACCTGGCAGGACCTGACGCGCAAGCCGGGCCTGCCCAAGGGGACGCTGGGCAAAATCTGTGTCACCGTCTCCCCGGTCAATTCTGATCGGCTCTGGGCGAGTGTCGAAGCCGACGAAGGCGGTATCTTCCGCAGCGACGACGGCGGCAACACCTGGACGCGCACCACTGGCGACCGCAACCTGCGCCAGCGGGCCTGGTATTTCTCACGTGTCCAAGCCGATCCCAAGGACGCCAATGTGGTTTATGCACTCAACGTCCAGTGGCATCGTTCGAGCGATGGCGGCCGGACGTTTACCCCGATGCCGACCACCCATGCCGACCATCACGATCTCTGGATTGCGCCAGACGACCCGCAGCGGATGATTCTCGGCAACGATGGCGGCGCCTCGGTTTCCACCGACGGCGGCCGCTCGTGGACGGAACAGGACCAGCCAACAGCACAGTTCTACCGCGTGGCACTCGATAATCAGTTTCCGTTCTTCATCTACGGCGCACAGCAGGACAACACCACCGTTGCCATTGCCAGCCGGACGATGCGCGGTTTTGGGATTGGAGTGCGCGATTGGAGTGAGGTCGGCGGCGGCGAGTCGGGCTGGATTGCGCCGCATCCGACCAATCCCGATATTGTGCTGGCCGGCAGCTACGGTGGACTCCTGACGCACTACGACCGGCGGACCGGGCAGACGCGGGATGTCACCGTGTACCCGGAAAACCCGATGGGCGCCGGGGCGGAAAGCATGAAGTACCGTTTTCAGTGGAACTTTCCCATTCTGTTTTCGCCACATCCACCCCATGCCCTGTACGCGGCCGGAAACCGGCTCTTTCGGAGCGACGATGAGGGAGCAAGCTGGCGGCCGATTTCACCAGACCTCACGCGCAATGATCCGGCGAAACTCGGACCCTCCGGCGGTCCGATTACGAAGGACAACACCAGCGTAGAGTACTACTGCACGATTTTCGCCCTGGCGGAATCGCCCAAAGCCGCCGGTGTCCTCTGGGCCGGAACCGACGATGGACTGGTTCACCTCTCCCGCGATGGTGGCGCGACCTGGGAAAACGTCACGCCGAAGGGCCTTCCGGAATGGATTCAGATCAACGCCATTGAAGCCTCGCCGCATGAGCCGGGCGCGGCCTATCTGGCCGCCACGATGTACAAGCACGATGACTTCGCGCCTTATCTCTACAAGACAACTGACTACGGCAAGACCTGGACAAACATTGTCAACGGCATTGCGCCCGATGCCTTCACGCGCGTCATCCGGGAAGACCCACGGCGGCGCGGACTGCTTTATGCCGGGACGGAGACCGGCATGTATGTCTCCTTCGATGATGGAGCGAACTGGCGTTCCTTGCAGCTCAATCTGCCAGCCGTGCCGATTACCGACCTGGCCGTTCATCCGCGCGACAACGTGTTGGTCGTCGCCACCCAGGGGCGGTCGTTTTGGGCGCTGGACGACCTGGCTGTGCTCCAGCAGTATGCCGAGCGTCCGTCAACTGGTGAAGTGCGGCTCTATGCACCGGAAACGGCCCTCCGTCTCCGTGGCTTTGGCGGATTCACCCCACCGCCTACCGCGACGGTTGGCACCAATCCACCGGTTGGCGTTTCGGTCTTTTTCGAGCTGCCGGAGAAGCCCTTCAAGCGCGTGACACTGACCTTCGAGGATGCCGACGGAAAGCCCTTGCGGACGTTCACGGGCAAGCCAAAGGATGAGCCGGAAGCGGCTCTACCGGCGGAGCGGGGAGAAGCGTCACCGGATACGTTTACCTACGAACCTGGACTCAACCGCTTTGTGTGGGACATGCGGCTGCCGGGCGCAACGCGCGTGCCGGGGATGGTCCTCTGGGCCGGTGACCTGCGCGGCCCGCGTGTCCTACCCGGCCGTTACCGCGTCACCCTCAAGGTGGATGATGTCGTCCAGACCCAGGGGTTTGAGATTCGGACTGATCCGCGTCTGTCCGCCACGCCGGACGACCTCAAGGCGCAGTTCGAGTTGCTGGTTGCCATCCGGGACAAAGTTTCAGAAACGCACCAGGCGATTTTGAGTATCCGAGACGCTCGCCGGCAGATTGAGGATGTCGAAGCCCGACTGCGTGGGCGTGACGATGCCAAGTCGTTGCTCGACCTGGCCAAGTCGCTCAAGGAAAAGCTCACGGCAATTGAAGAGACCTTGGTGCAAACCAAGATTCAGAGTGGCCAGGACCCACTGAATTATCCGATTCGGCTCAACAACAAGCTGGCTGCGCTGACCGGCGTGGTGGATAGCGCCGATGCCGCGCCAACGGCCCAGGCGCGCGAAGTCTTTGCCGACTTGAGCGCGAAGATTGATGTCGAGCTGCAAAAGCTGCGCGACGTGCTGACCCGTGATCTAGGTGACTTCAATGCGAAGTTTCAGTCGTTGGGACTGCCGCGCATCACACCGCGCACCGGAGGATAG
- a CDS encoding Ntn hydrolase family protein: protein MTFCLGIKTVAGLVAVADTRITSGTECRTSRKLTVHRAAAAPVFVMTSGLRSARDKVVTYFDEWLRSETVIHRRLYELVNAYGEQVRRVFREDHAMLERDGLRFDLFSIIGGRLPDDGEHRLFLVYPQANWVEIGESSPYAIIGNAFYGKPILDRVLDYGCSLDAALKAALLAFDCTLTSASDVSYPLDVAVLPAGGAEFVEHRFMEGDVTGYSLWWRTNLRRLIADAPGNWLASFDLEF, encoded by the coding sequence ATGACCTTCTGTTTGGGTATCAAGACCGTTGCGGGGCTGGTGGCGGTGGCCGACACCCGGATCACTTCTGGCACGGAGTGCCGCACCTCACGTAAGTTGACCGTCCACCGCGCTGCCGCGGCTCCGGTGTTTGTGATGACTTCCGGGCTGCGGTCGGCGCGCGACAAAGTGGTGACGTATTTCGACGAATGGCTGCGCAGCGAAACGGTCATCCACCGGCGCTTGTATGAACTCGTCAACGCCTATGGCGAGCAGGTTCGGCGTGTGTTCCGCGAAGACCACGCCATGCTCGAACGCGACGGGCTGCGCTTCGATCTGTTTTCGATCATCGGCGGACGCCTCCCAGACGATGGTGAGCATCGGCTGTTTCTGGTGTATCCGCAGGCCAACTGGGTCGAGATTGGCGAGTCCTCGCCCTATGCCATCATTGGCAATGCGTTTTACGGCAAGCCGATTCTCGACCGCGTGCTGGACTATGGATGCTCGCTCGATGCGGCCCTCAAGGCCGCCCTGCTCGCCTTTGACTGTACCCTGACGAGCGCCAGCGATGTCAGTTACCCGCTCGATGTCGCTGTACTGCCGGCTGGCGGCGCCGAGTTTGTTGAGCATCGCTTTATGGAAGGCGATGTGACAGGCTACAGCCTGTGGTGGCGGACCAATCTGCGCCGTCTTATCGCCGACGCCCCCGGAAACTGGCTGGCTTCATTTGATTTGGAGTTCTAG
- the rpmB gene encoding 50S ribosomal protein L28 gives MAKVCQVTGKRPMSGNNVSHANNRTKRRFLPNLQRQRFWVPSENRWVRLRLSARAIKTINRYGIEHVLKQMRAEGKKV, from the coding sequence ATGGCCAAGGTTTGTCAAGTTACGGGGAAGCGCCCAATGTCGGGCAACAACGTGTCCCACGCAAACAACCGCACGAAGCGTCGCTTCCTCCCCAACCTGCAACGGCAGCGGTTTTGGGTGCCAAGCGAAAACCGGTGGGTTCGGTTGCGCTTGTCGGCGCGGGCCATCAAAACCATCAATCGCTATGGGATTGAGCACGTTTTGAAGCAGATGCGCGCCGAAGGGAAGAAAGTCTAG
- the bluB gene encoding 5,6-dimethylbenzimidazole synthase — protein sequence MEAAEWAFSDAERAAVYRAIHTRRDIRSTFLPTPVPDGLVWRLLGAAAAAPSVGFMQPTEIIVIRDVAVRRRLQAHFESVNRAAAEVYADEARATYDALKLAAILETPLNLCFTCDTTTARGRGLGRQTMPETAVFSTVCAVQNVWLAARAENVGVGWVSILEPEAVKSELAIPAHLTLVAYLCVGYVSDFPNQPELETKGWEAARALTDMAYLDRYGERLPALPNE from the coding sequence ATGGAAGCTGCGGAGTGGGCATTCTCGGACGCCGAGCGCGCCGCCGTGTATCGGGCCATTCACACCCGGCGGGACATCCGTTCGACCTTTCTCCCGACGCCCGTGCCGGATGGCCTGGTGTGGCGGTTGTTGGGGGCCGCCGCCGCGGCGCCCTCGGTAGGCTTCATGCAGCCGACCGAAATCATCGTCATCCGCGATGTTGCCGTCCGCCGTCGCCTCCAGGCGCACTTTGAAAGCGTCAACCGGGCGGCGGCGGAAGTCTATGCGGATGAGGCCCGTGCTACCTACGATGCCCTCAAGCTGGCGGCCATTCTCGAAACGCCCCTCAACCTGTGTTTCACCTGCGATACGACGACCGCGCGCGGGCGCGGTTTAGGCCGCCAAACCATGCCCGAAACGGCGGTGTTCTCGACGGTGTGCGCCGTCCAAAATGTCTGGCTGGCGGCGCGGGCTGAAAACGTGGGTGTCGGTTGGGTGAGCATTCTCGAACCCGAAGCCGTCAAGTCGGAGTTGGCCATTCCAGCGCACCTGACGCTCGTGGCCTATCTCTGTGTTGGCTACGTGAGCGACTTTCCCAATCAACCGGAGCTTGAAACGAAGGGCTGGGAGGCTGCCCGCGCGCTCACCGATATGGCTTACCTTGATCGCTATGGGGAACGCCTGCCCGCGCTCCCCAACGAGTGA